In candidate division KSB1 bacterium, the following are encoded in one genomic region:
- a CDS encoding S1C family serine protease, translating to MKWFTSTCVAVLTATLPLWLSGQSSSQVLSELERDLAALVSEAKPSVVSVSGKVVARYENSREGGFLGLWGQKKERRTVTFHNVGSGLVVDDSGHVVTRSSVVAEAEEIMVRLCDGRAVAAECVGVDHSSGLAVVRIPPRWAKAARLGSTQNLQAGSWVTVIGNPFGMAPSISFGLVDGLRQDGLMRVSGSVAAGSAGSPVFNTRGEVVGIVAAAVDVRASGKALLAAGEVPAYLLAYPIEEVKNVVRRIIELDGVGDGWLGITVISKDSADRPTVASVEPGGPAHQAGLLAGDVLVRFEGQELPSSEFAARTVRATPPGSTVMIEVERNGRLLPLRVTVGQRPAMHRPPSILGAEPFSRPLDAFPTDLARTSPEERRLEETVRLLQRRLVELEREIRALRRSVPRH from the coding sequence CGTCGACATGTGTTGCTGTGCTCACCGCTACCTTGCCGCTGTGGCTGTCGGGGCAGAGCTCCTCGCAGGTGCTGTCGGAGCTGGAGCGGGACCTTGCAGCGTTGGTGAGCGAAGCCAAGCCGTCAGTGGTTTCGGTGTCCGGAAAGGTAGTCGCCCGCTACGAGAATAGTCGAGAAGGGGGATTCCTCGGCCTCTGGGGACAGAAGAAGGAGCGGCGGACGGTCACGTTTCACAACGTTGGGTCGGGGTTGGTGGTGGACGACTCAGGCCATGTGGTGACTCGCAGTAGTGTGGTGGCAGAGGCCGAGGAGATTATGGTGCGGCTGTGTGATGGCCGGGCTGTGGCAGCTGAGTGCGTAGGGGTTGATCATAGCAGTGGCCTTGCTGTGGTGCGTATCCCGCCACGATGGGCCAAAGCCGCACGCCTTGGTTCTACTCAGAACCTCCAGGCGGGCTCGTGGGTGACCGTGATTGGCAACCCCTTTGGCATGGCGCCCAGTATCTCGTTTGGGCTGGTGGATGGGTTACGACAGGACGGCTTGATGCGCGTGTCTGGCTCGGTGGCCGCCGGGAGTGCAGGCAGCCCGGTCTTCAACACCAGAGGCGAGGTGGTGGGGATTGTGGCTGCGGCAGTGGACGTACGCGCCTCTGGCAAGGCTCTCTTGGCAGCGGGGGAAGTGCCGGCCTATCTTCTTGCCTACCCCATCGAGGAAGTGAAGAATGTGGTGCGGCGCATCATCGAGCTTGATGGGGTGGGAGACGGCTGGCTGGGAATTACAGTTATTTCGAAGGACTCGGCGGACCGGCCCACGGTCGCTTCGGTGGAGCCAGGCGGTCCCGCCCATCAGGCTGGGCTCTTGGCTGGGGATGTGCTGGTGCGCTTTGAAGGTCAGGAGCTTCCCAGCAGCGAATTTGCCGCCCGGACCGTGCGCGCCACGCCACCAGGCTCGACCGTGATGATCGAAGTGGAACGCAATGGGCGCCTACTCCCCTTGCGCGTGACCGTAGGGCAGCGACCCGCAATGCACCGGCCACCCTCGATCCTGGGCGCTGAGCCGTTCTCTCGACCCCTCGACGCATTCCCAACCGATCTGGCCCGAACCTCCCCTGAGGAGCGGCGCCTGGAAGAAACCGTGCGTCTCTTACAGCGGAGATTGGTGGAGCTGGAAAGAGAAATCCGCGCTCTGCGCCGTTCTGTACCTCGACACTAA
- a CDS encoding XTP/dITP diphosphatase — protein sequence MLATRNRDKIREMCQLLADNGWEILSLDQFRDAPEVVEDGATIEANATKKALTVAQFTGLPALADDTALEVDCLGGAPGVYSSRYAGPDASYADNVLKLLRALEGVPEEDRLARFRCVIAIAEGERVRTVEGVCEGRITTEPRGDGGFGYDPVFLVPDLGKTFAEMTPAQKNAISHRGKALQKAKALLATWGAEENSD from the coding sequence GTGCTGGCGACTCGTAACAGAGACAAGATACGTGAAATGTGCCAACTGCTGGCCGACAACGGATGGGAGATTCTTTCGTTGGACCAGTTCCGGGATGCGCCCGAAGTGGTTGAGGACGGTGCTACCATTGAGGCGAACGCAACGAAAAAGGCTTTGACAGTGGCGCAGTTTACGGGCCTTCCGGCTCTGGCTGATGACACGGCTCTGGAGGTCGACTGCTTGGGGGGAGCACCGGGTGTCTACTCCAGCCGCTACGCGGGGCCCGATGCTAGCTACGCGGACAATGTATTGAAGCTGCTTCGTGCGCTTGAGGGTGTTCCGGAGGAGGATCGGCTGGCGCGGTTCCGGTGCGTCATTGCCATTGCCGAGGGCGAACGCGTGAGGACGGTGGAAGGTGTATGCGAGGGGCGCATTACCACCGAGCCCAGGGGGGACGGAGGTTTCGGGTACGACCCGGTGTTCTTGGTCCCTGATCTCGGCAAGACTTTCGCCGAGATGACGCCGGCACAGAAGAACGCTATCAGCCACAGGGGGAAGGCTTTGCAGAAGGCCAAGGCTTTGCTGGCCACGTGGGGGGCAGAGGAGAACTCGGACTAA